A region from the Peromyscus leucopus breed LL Stock chromosome 9, UCI_PerLeu_2.1, whole genome shotgun sequence genome encodes:
- the Pcdh8 gene encoding protocadherin-8 isoform X2, giving the protein MSPVKRWGSPCLFPLQLFSLCWVLSVAQSKTVRYSTFEEDAPGTVIGTLAEDLHMKVSGDTSFRLMKQFNSSLLRVREGDGQLTVGDAGLDRERLCGQAPQCVLAFDVVSFSQEQFRLVHVEVEVRDINDHAPRFPRAQIPVEVSESAPVGTRIPLEVPVDEDVGANGLQSVRLAEPHSPFRVELQTRADGAQCADLVLLQELDRESQASYSLELVAQDGGRPPRSATAALSVRVLDANDHSPAFPQGAVAEVELAEDAPVGSLLLDLDAADPDEGPNGDVVFTFGARTPPEARHLFRLDPRSGRLTLAGQVDYERQDTYELDVRAQDRGPGPRTATCKVIVRIRDVNDNAPDISITPLAAPGAPGASPFAAAAAAAALGGADTASSAGPGAQEAGATSLVPEGAARESLVALVSTSDRDSGANGQVRCALYGHEHFRLQPAYAGSYLVVTAASLDRERIAEYNLTLVAEDRGAPPLRTVRPYTVRVGDENDNAPLFTKPVYEVSVRENNPPGAYLATVAARDPDLGRNGQVTYRLVEAEVGRSGEAVSTYVSVDPATGAIYALRSFDYETLRQLDVRIQASDGGSPQLSSNALVQVRVLDQNDHSPVLVHPAPANGSLEVAVPGRTAKDTAVARIQARDADEGANGELAFDLLQQEPREAFSIGRRTGEIVLTGDLSQEPPGRVFKALLVISDGGRPPLTTTATVSFVVTAGGGPAAPASAGNPEHSRPPGSRLAPSGPSLQWDTPLIVIIVLAGSCTLLLAAIIAIATTCNRRKKEPYGASPGFGKEPAPPVAVWKGHSFNTISGREAEKFSGKDSGKGDSDFNDSDSDISGDALKKDLINHMQSGLWACTAECKILGHSDRCWSPSCSGPNAHPPPHPPAQMSTFCKSTSLPRDPLRRDNYYQAQLPKTVGLQSVYEKVLHRDYDRTVTLLSPPRPGRLPDLQEIGVPLYESPPGGRYVSPKKGANENV; this is encoded by the exons ATGAGTCCTGTGAAGCGCTGGGGCAGCCCTtgccttttccccttgcagctctTTAGTCTCTGCTGGGTGCTCTCGGTGGCCCAGAGCAAGACAGTCCGATACAGCACCTTCGAAGAGGATGCCCCCGGCACGGTCATCGggacccttgcagaggacctgcacaTGAAAGTGTCTGGAGACACAAGCTTCCGCCTGATGAAGCAATTCAACAGCTCTCTGCTCCGGGTGCGCGAGGGCGACGGGCAGCTGACCGTCGGGGACGCGGGCCTGGACCGTGAGCGTCTGTGCGGCCAGGCCCCACAGTGTGTGCTGGCCTTCGATGTGGTCAGCTTCTCGCAGGAGCAGTTCCGACTGGTGCAcgtggaggtggaggtgagggaTATAAACGACCACGCGCCCCGCTTTCCCCGAGCCCAGATCCCGGTGGAGGTCTCAGAGAGTGCTCCGGTAGGCACGCGCATCCCCCTGGAGGTCCCTGTGGACGAGGACGTGGGTGCTAACGGGCTGCAGAGTGTACGCCTGGCCGAGCCTCACAGCCCCTTCCGCGTGGAGCTACAGACGCGCGCGGATGGTGCCCAGTGTGCAGACCTGGTGCTGCTACAGGAGCTGGACCGCGAGAGTCAGGCTTCCTACAGCCTGGAGCTGGTGGCTCAGGACGGAGGGCGACCGCCACGTTCCGCCACAGCAGCACTCAGCGTGCGCGTGCTGGATGCCAATGACCACAGCCCGGCCTTCCCTCAGGGTGCCGTGGCCGAGGTGGAATTGGCCGAGGACGCACCTGTGGGGTCGCTGCTGCTGGACCTGGACGCTGCGGACCCCGACGAGGGTCCCAATGGCGACGTGGTGTTCACCTTCGGCGCCCGCACCCCTCCCGAAGCCCGCCACCTCTTCCGGCTCGACCCGCGCTCTGGCCGCCTCACCTTGGCCGGGCAGGTGGACTACGAGCGCCAGGACACGTACGAGCTAGACGTACGGGCTCAAGACCGAGGCCCGGGGCCCCGGACAGCCACCTGCAAGGTCATCGTGCGCATCCGAGACGTCAACGACAACGCTCCCGATATTTCTATCACCCCTCTGGCCGCCCCGGGGGCTCCAGGCGCCTCGCCCttcgccgccgccgctgccgccgccgcacTCGGAGGAGCGGACACGGCCTCGTCGGCGGGGCCCGGGGCCCAGGAAGCCGGCGCCACCTCGCTGGTGCCAGAGGGGGCGGCGCGCGAGAGCCTGGTGGCGCTGGTCAGCACCTCGGACAGGGACTCGGGCGCGAACGGGCAGGTACGCTGCGCCCTCTACGGGCACGAGCACTTTCGGCTGCAGCCGGCCTACGCGGGCAGCTACCTGGTGGTCACCGCGGCGTCTTTGGACCGGGAGCGCATCGCCGAGTACAACCTGACGCTGGTGGCCGAGGACCGTGGCGCGCCCCCTCTGCGCACCGTGAGGCCCTACACCGTGCGCGTGGGTGACGAGAACGACAACGCGCCGCTCTTCACCAAGCCAGTCTACGAGGTATCAGTCCGTGAAAACAACCCCCCAGGTGCCTATCTGGCCACAGTGGCCGCCCGCGACCCGGACCTGGGCCGCAACGGTCAGGTCACCTACAGGCTGGTAGAGGCCGAAGTGGGTCGCTCTGGGGAAGCCGTGTCTACTTATGTCTCAGTAGACCCGGCTACCGGGGCCATCTACGCTCTGCGTAGCTTTGACTATGAGACGCTGCGCCAGCTCGACGTGCGCATCCAGGCCAGCGACGGCGGATCCCCTCAGCTTTCCAGCAACGCTCTGGTGCAAGTGCGGGTGCTGGACCAGAACGACCACTCTCCTGTCCTCGTGCACCCGGCGCCGGCCAATGGCTCCCTAGAAGTAGCCGTGCCTGGACGGACTGCTAAGGACACAGCTGTGGCGCGCATCCAGGCCCGGGATGCGGATGAAGGCGCCAACGGGGAATTGGCCTTCGATCTGCTGCAGCAGGAGCCGCGCGAGGCCTTCTCCATAGGCCGCCGCACGGGGGAGATCGTGCTCACCGGAGACCTCTCACAGGAGCCTCCCGGCCGCGTGTTCAAGGCCCTGCTGGTCATATCCGATGGTGGCCGCCCCCCTCTCACCACGACAGCAACCGTCAGCTTCGTGGTAACCGCGGGCGGCGGGCCAGCTGCGCCTGCCAGTGCCGGGAACCCAGAGCACTCCCGGCCACCTGGCTCTCGACTCGCGCCGTCGGGGCCTTCGCTGCAGTGGGACACGCCGCTGATCGTCATCATCGTGTTAGCCGGGAGCTGCACGCTGCTGCTTGCCGCCATCATCGCCATCGCCACCACCTGCAACCGCCGCAAGAAGGAG CCCTACGGTGCCTCTCCTGGCTTCGGGAAGGAGCCTGCGCCCCCTGTGGCGGTTTGGAAGGGCCATTCATTCAACACCATCTCTGGCCGAGAAGCTGAGAAGTTCAGCGGCAAAGACAGCGGGAAAGGAGACAGTGATTTCAATGACAGTGACTCCGACATCAGCGGGGATGCTTTGAAAAAGGACCTCATCAACCACATGCAGAGTG gaCTGTGGGCGTGCACTGCTGAGTGCAAAATTCTGGGCCATTCTGATCGCTGCTGGAGCCCGTCCTGCTCCGGGCCCAATGCACACCCGCCTCCTCACCCTCCAGCCCAGATGTCAACCTTCTGTAAGAGCACATCCCTGCCCCGGGATCCTCTGCGCAGGGACAATTACTACCAAGCCCAGCTGCCCAAGACAGTGGGGCTGCAGAGCGTCTACGAGAAAGTTCTGCATAGGGACTATGACAGGACTGTCACTTTGCTCTCCCCGCCCCGTCCAGGGAGGCTCCCAGACCTGCAGGAGATTGGAGTCCCCCTCTATGAGTCCCCTCCTGGTGGCAGATACGTGTCCCCAAAGAAGGGAGCCAATGAAAATGTGTAA
- the Pcdh8 gene encoding protocadherin-8 isoform X1 has translation MSPVKRWGSPCLFPLQLFSLCWVLSVAQSKTVRYSTFEEDAPGTVIGTLAEDLHMKVSGDTSFRLMKQFNSSLLRVREGDGQLTVGDAGLDRERLCGQAPQCVLAFDVVSFSQEQFRLVHVEVEVRDINDHAPRFPRAQIPVEVSESAPVGTRIPLEVPVDEDVGANGLQSVRLAEPHSPFRVELQTRADGAQCADLVLLQELDRESQASYSLELVAQDGGRPPRSATAALSVRVLDANDHSPAFPQGAVAEVELAEDAPVGSLLLDLDAADPDEGPNGDVVFTFGARTPPEARHLFRLDPRSGRLTLAGQVDYERQDTYELDVRAQDRGPGPRTATCKVIVRIRDVNDNAPDISITPLAAPGAPGASPFAAAAAAAALGGADTASSAGPGAQEAGATSLVPEGAARESLVALVSTSDRDSGANGQVRCALYGHEHFRLQPAYAGSYLVVTAASLDRERIAEYNLTLVAEDRGAPPLRTVRPYTVRVGDENDNAPLFTKPVYEVSVRENNPPGAYLATVAARDPDLGRNGQVTYRLVEAEVGRSGEAVSTYVSVDPATGAIYALRSFDYETLRQLDVRIQASDGGSPQLSSNALVQVRVLDQNDHSPVLVHPAPANGSLEVAVPGRTAKDTAVARIQARDADEGANGELAFDLLQQEPREAFSIGRRTGEIVLTGDLSQEPPGRVFKALLVISDGGRPPLTTTATVSFVVTAGGGPAAPASAGNPEHSRPPGSRLAPSGPSLQWDTPLIVIIVLAGSCTLLLAAIIAIATTCNRRKKEVRKGGALREERPGAAGGGASAPGSPEETARGAGPRPNMFDVLTFPGSAKAPFGSPAADAPPPAVAAAEVPGSEGGSATGESACHFEGQQRLRGAHAEPYGASPGFGKEPAPPVAVWKGHSFNTISGREAEKFSGKDSGKGDSDFNDSDSDISGDALKKDLINHMQSGLWACTAECKILGHSDRCWSPSCSGPNAHPPPHPPAQMSTFCKSTSLPRDPLRRDNYYQAQLPKTVGLQSVYEKVLHRDYDRTVTLLSPPRPGRLPDLQEIGVPLYESPPGGRYVSPKKGANENV, from the exons ATGAGTCCTGTGAAGCGCTGGGGCAGCCCTtgccttttccccttgcagctctTTAGTCTCTGCTGGGTGCTCTCGGTGGCCCAGAGCAAGACAGTCCGATACAGCACCTTCGAAGAGGATGCCCCCGGCACGGTCATCGggacccttgcagaggacctgcacaTGAAAGTGTCTGGAGACACAAGCTTCCGCCTGATGAAGCAATTCAACAGCTCTCTGCTCCGGGTGCGCGAGGGCGACGGGCAGCTGACCGTCGGGGACGCGGGCCTGGACCGTGAGCGTCTGTGCGGCCAGGCCCCACAGTGTGTGCTGGCCTTCGATGTGGTCAGCTTCTCGCAGGAGCAGTTCCGACTGGTGCAcgtggaggtggaggtgagggaTATAAACGACCACGCGCCCCGCTTTCCCCGAGCCCAGATCCCGGTGGAGGTCTCAGAGAGTGCTCCGGTAGGCACGCGCATCCCCCTGGAGGTCCCTGTGGACGAGGACGTGGGTGCTAACGGGCTGCAGAGTGTACGCCTGGCCGAGCCTCACAGCCCCTTCCGCGTGGAGCTACAGACGCGCGCGGATGGTGCCCAGTGTGCAGACCTGGTGCTGCTACAGGAGCTGGACCGCGAGAGTCAGGCTTCCTACAGCCTGGAGCTGGTGGCTCAGGACGGAGGGCGACCGCCACGTTCCGCCACAGCAGCACTCAGCGTGCGCGTGCTGGATGCCAATGACCACAGCCCGGCCTTCCCTCAGGGTGCCGTGGCCGAGGTGGAATTGGCCGAGGACGCACCTGTGGGGTCGCTGCTGCTGGACCTGGACGCTGCGGACCCCGACGAGGGTCCCAATGGCGACGTGGTGTTCACCTTCGGCGCCCGCACCCCTCCCGAAGCCCGCCACCTCTTCCGGCTCGACCCGCGCTCTGGCCGCCTCACCTTGGCCGGGCAGGTGGACTACGAGCGCCAGGACACGTACGAGCTAGACGTACGGGCTCAAGACCGAGGCCCGGGGCCCCGGACAGCCACCTGCAAGGTCATCGTGCGCATCCGAGACGTCAACGACAACGCTCCCGATATTTCTATCACCCCTCTGGCCGCCCCGGGGGCTCCAGGCGCCTCGCCCttcgccgccgccgctgccgccgccgcacTCGGAGGAGCGGACACGGCCTCGTCGGCGGGGCCCGGGGCCCAGGAAGCCGGCGCCACCTCGCTGGTGCCAGAGGGGGCGGCGCGCGAGAGCCTGGTGGCGCTGGTCAGCACCTCGGACAGGGACTCGGGCGCGAACGGGCAGGTACGCTGCGCCCTCTACGGGCACGAGCACTTTCGGCTGCAGCCGGCCTACGCGGGCAGCTACCTGGTGGTCACCGCGGCGTCTTTGGACCGGGAGCGCATCGCCGAGTACAACCTGACGCTGGTGGCCGAGGACCGTGGCGCGCCCCCTCTGCGCACCGTGAGGCCCTACACCGTGCGCGTGGGTGACGAGAACGACAACGCGCCGCTCTTCACCAAGCCAGTCTACGAGGTATCAGTCCGTGAAAACAACCCCCCAGGTGCCTATCTGGCCACAGTGGCCGCCCGCGACCCGGACCTGGGCCGCAACGGTCAGGTCACCTACAGGCTGGTAGAGGCCGAAGTGGGTCGCTCTGGGGAAGCCGTGTCTACTTATGTCTCAGTAGACCCGGCTACCGGGGCCATCTACGCTCTGCGTAGCTTTGACTATGAGACGCTGCGCCAGCTCGACGTGCGCATCCAGGCCAGCGACGGCGGATCCCCTCAGCTTTCCAGCAACGCTCTGGTGCAAGTGCGGGTGCTGGACCAGAACGACCACTCTCCTGTCCTCGTGCACCCGGCGCCGGCCAATGGCTCCCTAGAAGTAGCCGTGCCTGGACGGACTGCTAAGGACACAGCTGTGGCGCGCATCCAGGCCCGGGATGCGGATGAAGGCGCCAACGGGGAATTGGCCTTCGATCTGCTGCAGCAGGAGCCGCGCGAGGCCTTCTCCATAGGCCGCCGCACGGGGGAGATCGTGCTCACCGGAGACCTCTCACAGGAGCCTCCCGGCCGCGTGTTCAAGGCCCTGCTGGTCATATCCGATGGTGGCCGCCCCCCTCTCACCACGACAGCAACCGTCAGCTTCGTGGTAACCGCGGGCGGCGGGCCAGCTGCGCCTGCCAGTGCCGGGAACCCAGAGCACTCCCGGCCACCTGGCTCTCGACTCGCGCCGTCGGGGCCTTCGCTGCAGTGGGACACGCCGCTGATCGTCATCATCGTGTTAGCCGGGAGCTGCACGCTGCTGCTTGCCGCCATCATCGCCATCGCCACCACCTGCAACCGCCGCAAGAAGGAGGTGCGCAAAGGGGGGGCCCTCCGGGAAGAGCGGCccggggcggcgggcggcggaGCCTCGGCCCCTGGCTCCCCGGAGGAGACCGCCCGGGGAGCTGGGCCCAGGCCCAACATGTTCGACGTGCTCACCTTCCCTGGCAGCGCCAAAGCGCCCTTTGGCAGCCCCGCGGCCGACGCGCCCCCGCCCGCGGTCGCCGCGGCCGAAGTGCCGGGCTCGGAGGGCGGCAGCGCCACTGGGGAAAGCGCCTGTCACTTCGAGGGGCAGCAGCGGCTCCGAGGCGCGCACGCCGAG CCCTACGGTGCCTCTCCTGGCTTCGGGAAGGAGCCTGCGCCCCCTGTGGCGGTTTGGAAGGGCCATTCATTCAACACCATCTCTGGCCGAGAAGCTGAGAAGTTCAGCGGCAAAGACAGCGGGAAAGGAGACAGTGATTTCAATGACAGTGACTCCGACATCAGCGGGGATGCTTTGAAAAAGGACCTCATCAACCACATGCAGAGTG gaCTGTGGGCGTGCACTGCTGAGTGCAAAATTCTGGGCCATTCTGATCGCTGCTGGAGCCCGTCCTGCTCCGGGCCCAATGCACACCCGCCTCCTCACCCTCCAGCCCAGATGTCAACCTTCTGTAAGAGCACATCCCTGCCCCGGGATCCTCTGCGCAGGGACAATTACTACCAAGCCCAGCTGCCCAAGACAGTGGGGCTGCAGAGCGTCTACGAGAAAGTTCTGCATAGGGACTATGACAGGACTGTCACTTTGCTCTCCCCGCCCCGTCCAGGGAGGCTCCCAGACCTGCAGGAGATTGGAGTCCCCCTCTATGAGTCCCCTCCTGGTGGCAGATACGTGTCCCCAAAGAAGGGAGCCAATGAAAATGTGTAA